A genomic stretch from Penicillium digitatum chromosome 4, complete sequence includes:
- a CDS encoding Threonyl-tRNA synthetase, class IIa codes for MASETPQDLPVRPAAEAQTKNASEAASAPQKDAKAKSKQAASPDTLPEFMIERNNLFEELWQQHLEETKNRPHPEITVTLDIGDGNPPSSFPAKAFETTPGSFLRDVPKDLSAEIVISKVDGELWDLNRPLEKDCNVLLVPFSNPEAREVFWHSSAHTLGEACENEYHCLLSHGPPTNQGFFYDMAMPDGRVVRETDWKALDTKAARIFKEKQSFDRLEVSKENLKKMFAYSKYKLHYIDKLVTGESSTVYRCGTLVDLCRGPHIQNTGKIKTFKIMQNSSAYFLGDQSNDSLQRIRGVAFPDKKQMAEHLKFLEEAEKRNHLKIGKEQELFFFDEVSPGCPFLLPNGTKILNQIQSLLRSEYRKRGYQEVQTPNMYDVSIWKTSGHWAHYKDDMFKLDVEKREWALKPMNCPGHFALFAHRERSYRELPMRIADFGVLHRNEASGALSGLTRVRRFCQDDGHIIVQKSQIMSEVEGLFDFLQSIYGLFGFTFNLKLSTRPEKYMGSLETWDHAEDQLKKALTKFKGNDWTINEGDGAFYGPKIDITIADALKREFQCATIQLDYQAPLNFKLEYQTNENLEKNTGEGASEGEAKSDDLPPGRARPVVIHRAIIGSFERFLGILIEHFGGKWPFWISPRQVLIVPVMPALNDYAEELQRILRGDKLNVDVDVSGNTLQKKIRTGQLAQYNFIFVVGAQEKESRTVNIRNRDDPATQNKGIMVPLEEARLKLRALRKERRLENTL; via the exons ATGGCATCTGAAACTCCCCAGGATTTGCCTGTGCGGCCTGCTGCTGAAGCGCAGACTAAGAACGCCTCTGAAGCTGCCAGTGCCCCCCAAAAAGATGCGAAAGCGAAATCCAAGCAGGCCGCGAGCCCCGATACCCTCCCAGAATTCATGATTGAGCGAAACAATCTCTTCGAGGAACTTTGGCAACAGCATCTTGAGGAGACCAAGAACCGTCCCCACCCAGAGATCACCGTCACCCTTGACATAGGCGACGGCAACCCCCCCTCCTCGTTCCCCGCCAAAGCCTTCGAGACCACTCCTGGATCTTTCCTGCGTGATGTGCCCAAGGATCTCAGCGCTGAAATTGTTATCTCCAAGGTTGATGGAGAGTTGTGGGATTTGAACCGGCCTCTGGAGAAGGACTGTAATGTGCTCCTTGTGCCATTTAGCAACCCCGAGGCCCGTGAGGTATTCTGGCACTCCAGTGCTCACACTCTGGGCGAGGCGTGCGAAAATGAGTACCACTGTCTGCTCTCACACGGCCCTCCTACAAATCAAGGCTTCTTCTATGATATGGCCATGCCCGACGG ACGCGTTGTCCGTGAGACTGACTGGAAGGCGCTTGACACCAAGGCGGCACGTATCTTCAAGGAGAAGCAAAGCTTCGACCGGTTGGAGGTTTCCAAAGAGAATCTCAAGAAGATGTTCGCATACAGCAAATATAAGCTACACTATATCGACAAGCTTGTCACCGGCGAGAGTAGCACCGTTTACCGTTGCGGTACTCTTGTTGATCTCTGCCGAGGCCCTCACATCCAGAACACCGGCAAAATCAAGACCTTCAAGATCATGCAG AACTCATCGGCCTACTTCCTTGGCGATCAGTCCAACGACTCTCTGCAGCGTATTCGTGGTGTTGCCTTCCCCGACAAGAAGCAGATGGCTGAGCACTTGAAGTTTTTAGAGGAAGCCGAGAAGCGGAACCACCTGAAAATTGGTAAGGAGCAAgagcttttcttcttcgatgaGGTGTCTCCCGGCTgcccattccttctccccAACGGAACCAagatcttgaaccagattcAGTCTCTTCTACGTTCTGAATACCGCAAGCGCGGCTACCAAGAGGTTCAGACCCCTAACATGTACGACGTTAGCATCTGGAAGACTTCCGGACACTGGGCCCACTACAAGGATGATATGTTCAAGTTGGATGTCGAGAAGCGCGAGTGGGCTCTCAAGCCCATGAACTGCCCTGGACACTTCGCTCTGTTCGCCCACCGTGAACGTAGCTACCGCGAGCTTCCTATGCGCATTGCTGACTTCGGTGTCCTGCACCGCAACGAGGCTTCCGGGGCACTTAGCGGATTGACGAGAGTGCGCAGATTCTGTCAAGATGATGGTCACATAATCGTTCAGAAATCGCAAATTATGTCCGAAGTAGAGGGTCTGTTCGATTTCTTGCAGTCCATCTATGGGCTGTTTGGATTCACGTTCAATTTGAAGCTGTCCACCCGCCCAGAGAAGTACATGGGGTCGTTGGAGACCTGGGATCACGCCGAGGACCAGCTCAAGAAGGCCTTAACCAAGTTTAAGGGTAACGATTGGACCATTAACGAGGGTGACGGTGCCTTCTACGGACCTAAGATTGACATCACTATTGCGGATGCTCTCAAGCGTGAATTCCAATGCGCGACCATCCAGCTGGACTATCAGGCTCCATTGAACTTCAAGCTGGAGTATCAGACCAACGAAAACCTGGAGAAGAACACCGGGGAGGGTGCAAGTGAGGGCGAGGCCAAGTCCGACGACCTGCCCCCCGGTCGCGCCCGCCCTGTTGTCATTCACCGTGCTATTATTGGTAGCTTTGAGCGGTTCCTGGGTATTTTGATCGAGCACTTTGGTGGCAAGTGGCCGTTCTGGATCAGTCCACGCCAGGTCCTCATTGTGCCGGTGATGCCAGCTCTGAACGACTACGCCGAGGAACTGCAGCGCATCCTGCGTGGTGACAAGTTGAATGTGGACGTGGACGTCAGTGGCAACACCCTGCAGAAGAAGATCCGCACTGGCCAGCTGGCCCAGTACAACTTCATATTTGTTGTGGGTGCCCAGGAGAAGGAGTCACGCACTGTCAACATTCGCAACCGTGATGATCCTGCGACCCAAAACAAGGGTATCATGGTCCCCCTGGAGGAGGCGCGGCTCAAGCTCCGGGCACTGCGCAAGGAGCGTCGGCTGGAGAACACTTTGTAG
- a CDS encoding MpkA: protein MADLQGRKVFKVFNQDFIVSEQYNVTKELGQGAYGIVCAATNVQTGEGVAVKKVTNVFSKKILAKRALREIKLLQHFRGHRNITCLYDMDIPRPDNFNETYLYEELMECDLAAIIRSGQPLTDAHFQSFIYQILCGLKYIHSANVLHRDLKPGNLLVNADCELKICDFGLARGFSIDPEENAGYMTEYVATRWYRAPEIMLSFQSYTKAIDVWSVGCILAELLGGRPFFKGRDYVDQLNQILHYLGTPNEETLARIGSPRAQEYVRNLPFMPKVAFKQLFPQANPDALDLLDRMLAFDPSSRISVEEALEHPYLHIWHDASDEPNCPTTFDFHFEVVDEVPDMRKMILDEVIRFRATVRQQSQAHAAQQQQIAQQTNIPIPDNQQGPWKTEDPRPQEATAGGGYNPNDLESSLQRGMDVHHS from the exons ATGGCTGATTTACAAGGTCGCAAGGTCTTCAAGGTTTTCAACCAGGACTTTATCGTGAGCGAGCAATACAATGTAACAAAGGAGCTTGGCCAGGGAGCCTATGGTATCGTGTG CGCCGCAACCAACGTCCAGACCGGCGAGGGCGTCGCCGTCAAGAAGGTCACCAATGTCTTCAGCAAGAAGATCCTGGCCAAGCGGGCTTTGCGAGAGATCAAGCTGCTCCAGCATTTCCGTGGCCATCGCAAT ATCACATGTCTGTACGATATGGATATTCCCCGACCGGACAACTTTAACGAAACATATCTCTATGAGG AGTTGATGGAATGTGACCTGGCTGCTATCATCCGCTCCGGCCAGCCGTTGACCGATGCCCACTTCCAATCTTTCATCTACCAGATCCTCTGTGGTCTCAAGTACATCCACTCGGCCAACGTCCTGCATCGTGATCTCAAACCCGGTAACCTGCTGGTCAAtgccgactgcgaactcAAGATTTGTGACTTTGGCCTGGCTCGTGGTTTCTCCATTGATCCAGAGGAGAATGCAGGCTACATGACCGAGTACGTCGCAACCAGATGGTACCGTGCGCCCGAGATCATGTTGAGCTTCCAGAGTTATACCAAAGCAA TTGACGTCTGGTCCGTTGGCTGCATCCTTGCCGAGCTCCTCGGCGGCCGGCCCTTCTTCAAGGGTCGCGACTACGTCGACCAGCTGAACCAGATCCTGCACTACCTGGGCACACCGAACGAAGAAACCCTGGCACGCATTGGTTCCCCTCGCGCACAAGAATACGTGCGCAACTTGCCCTTCATGCCCAAGGTAGCCTTCAAGCAGCTGTTCCCTCAAGCCAACCCCGATGCGTTGGACCTGTTGGACCGCATGCTGGCATTCGATCCGTCGTCTCGTATCTCTGTCGAGGAGGCCCTCGAGCACCCCTACTTGCACATTTGGCACGACGCCTCCGACGAGCCAAACTGCCCCACGACCTTCGATTTCCACTTCGAGGTTGTTGACGAAGTCCCCGACATGCGTAAGATGATCCTCGACGAGGTCATCCGCTTCCGTGCGACCGTCCGCCAGCAATCGCAGGCCCACGCCGCccagcagcagcagatcGCTCAGCAGACTAACATCCCCATTCCGGATAACCAACAGGGTCCTTGGAAGACCGAGGATCCTAGACCTCAGGAGGCTACCGCTGGCGGTGGCTACAACCCTAATGACTTGGAATCCTCGCTGCAGCGCGGCATGGACGTGCATCACAGTTga
- a CDS encoding Phosphatidylserine synthase translates to MASSNSFSGVPPSGDGGQEKQKMLLSSDHGHFSMVKAMHLADLITELNGFCGVMSVFSSMRYCLGDPTEYGAIWAALAFMPFGLFFDFMDGKVARWRKKSSLMGQELDSLADLISFGLAPAAAAFALGIRTSADHVFLTFFVLCGLTRLARFNVTVAVLPKDKSGKSKYFEGTPIPTTLSIASLMAYWVSQSWTHDNIPLGLVAEGTIFEFHPVVLLFVLHGCMMVSKTIHIPKP, encoded by the exons ATGGCATCGAGTAATTCCTTCAGCGGCGTCCCACCTTCAGGTGATGGAG GCCAGGAGAAGCAGAAAATGCTTCTTTCCTCGGATCATGGTCATTTTAGCATGGTGAA GGCCATGCATCTTGCTGATCTGATCACTGAATTGAATG GTTTCTGTGGAG TCATGTCGGTCTTTTCCTCCATGCGCTACTGCCTCGGAGACCCAACTGAATACGGTGCCATCTGGGCTGCTCTCGCATTCATGCCTTTTGGTCTGTTCTTCGACTTTATGGATGGCAAAGTCGCAAGGTGGCGCAAGAAGTCGTCTCTCATGGGACAAGAACTCGACTCGCTTGCGGACTTG ATCTCCTTCGGTCTCGCtcccgccgccgccgcatTCGCTCTAGGTATCCGGACCTCGGCTGATCACGTCTTCCTCACATTCTTTGTTCTCTGCGGTCTGACCCGCCTCGCTCGGTTCAACGTGACTGTAGCCGTACTGCCCAAGGACAAGTCTGGGAAATCCAAGTACTTCGAAGGCACACCCATTCCGACTACTCTATCAATCGCTTCCCTTATGGCCTATTGGGTCTCTCAAAGCTGGACGCACGACAACATTCCTCTTGGTCTTGTCGCAGAAGGTACCATCTTCGAATTCCACCCCGTGGTCCTGTTGTTCGTTCTGCATGGATGTATGATGGTCAGCAAGACGATACACATTCCTAAGCCCTGA
- a CDS encoding H/ACA ribonucleoprotein complex subunit 1, protein MSFRGRGNASGANRGGFGGGRGGRGGFQQSFGPPAQVLELGSVMHSCEGEMVCESVNPKIPYFNAPIYLENKTQIGKVDEILGPINQVYFTVKPQDGIVASSFKAGDKVYIGGDKLLPLEKFLPKPKPPPGAPKPKRAGGAPRGRGGFGAPRGRGGFGARGGAPRGRGGFGGGRGGSGGFSRGGGGFSRGGGRGAPRGGGGFRGRGY, encoded by the exons ATGTCTTTCCGTGGTCGTGGTAACGCTTCTGGTGCCAACCGGGGAGGTTTCggtggtggccgtggtg gTCGCggaggcttccagcagtcgTTCGGGCCTCCAGCCCAGGTTCTAG AGTTGGGTTCCGTGATGCACTCTTGCGAGGGTGAGATGGTCTGCGAATCGGTCAACCCCAAGATTCCTTACTTCAACGCTCCTATCTACCTGGAGAACAAG ACTCAAATCGGCAAAGTCGACGAAATTCTCGGTCCCATTAACCAGGTCTACTTCACCGTCAAGCCACAAGATGGCATTGTCGCCAGTTCTTTCAAGGCTGGTGATAAGGTCTACATTGGTGGAGATAAGCTGCTCCCACTCGAGAA GTTCCTCCCCAAGCCCAAGCCTCCCCCAGGAGCTCCTAAGCCCAAGCGCGCCGGTGGTGCTCCtcgtggccgtggtggaTTCGGTGCTCCCCGTGGTCGCGGTGGATTCGGTGCCCGCGGCGGTGCTCCtcgtggccgtggtggcttCGGGGGTGGTCGTGGTGGCAGTGGTGGTTTCTCCCGCGGCGGTGGTGGCTTTTCTCGTGGAGGTGGTCGCGGTGCCCCccgtggtggtggtggcttCCGTGGTCGCGGCTATTGA